One window from the genome of Mycobacteriales bacterium encodes:
- a CDS encoding GNAT family protein, whose amino-acid sequence MSRHPGWPARLQDERIGLRPPRLRDAGTWSSLRLRNEAWLAPWEPTSGESWAVRHSVASWPSALGSLRRLARAGVVLPFMITYDDQLVGQLTVNNIVRGALRSAQIGYWVDEGHANRGITTTAVALAADHCFGSVGLHRVEVDIRPENARSRRVAEKLGFREEGLYVRYLDIDGGWRDHVTYALTVEDVPEGLLRRLRQRSA is encoded by the coding sequence ATGAGCCGGCACCCTGGCTGGCCGGCGCGACTGCAGGACGAGCGGATCGGGTTGCGGCCGCCGCGGCTGCGCGACGCCGGCACGTGGAGTTCGCTGCGGCTGCGCAACGAGGCCTGGCTGGCGCCATGGGAGCCGACCTCGGGTGAGTCGTGGGCGGTGCGGCATTCGGTGGCCAGCTGGCCGTCCGCGCTCGGCTCACTGCGGCGGCTGGCCCGGGCGGGCGTGGTCCTGCCGTTCATGATCACGTACGACGACCAGCTCGTCGGCCAGCTCACCGTGAACAACATCGTGCGCGGGGCGCTGCGCTCGGCGCAGATCGGATACTGGGTGGACGAGGGCCATGCCAACCGCGGTATCACCACCACCGCCGTCGCGCTCGCCGCCGACCACTGCTTCGGGTCGGTCGGCCTGCACCGGGTCGAGGTCGACATCCGCCCGGAGAACGCGCGCAGCCGCCGGGTCGCGGAGAAGCTCGGCTTCCGCGAGGAGGGGCTCTACGTCCGCTACCTCGACATCGACGGCGGCTGGCGTGACCACGTGACGTACGCGCTGACGGTCGAGGACGTGCCCGAGGGGCTGCTGCGCCGGCTCCGCCAACGCTCCGCCTGA